The Candidatus Poribacteria bacterium genome includes the window AACGGATGGGCGCCGACGTCACCATTGACATAGAGGATGTGACCACTGTCGAGGAACGCACGGAGTTGGTCAAATCAGAGACACCGCGAGGGGAAGGAGCGGATGTCGTCTTTGAATGTGCAGGATTTTTGCCCGCCACCCCTGAAGGTTTGGGCTATGTAAAGCAGAGTGGAACCTTCG containing:
- a CDS encoding zinc-binding dehydrogenase, which gives rise to MICAKISGAAKLIVVGGPARRLELAKRMGADVTIDIEDVTTVEERTELVKSETPRGEGADVVFECAGFLPATPEGLGYVKQSGTF